One stretch of Streptomyces sp. R21 DNA includes these proteins:
- a CDS encoding DUF5937 family protein, giving the protein MAVEIRFTAASVARVRFAVSPLGETVLALRILLGTGGHAVHQPWVRGARPLLADEHELPLLRALIAGPMPSFLFPVPQERLPSMAAELELLRATEEDFFQREYGAVLGVPVEEAPEPAAVLARLAEALQRCHERLIAPHWGRMCAVLEADVGRRALTLVDGGVQALFDELHRDIAWDDGQLVVHGRRTPHSVHTVDTGGHGLVLLPSVFNWPNVGVDKSPIAAASIRYPAEGVGLLWEAPAPTLSGLAPVLGHTRTALLAALAEPLTTAALAIRLGITPSAVSQHLGALRGAGLVSTQRRGRTALHLRTERATHLFNISAP; this is encoded by the coding sequence ATGGCGGTAGAGATCAGGTTCACCGCGGCGTCGGTCGCCAGGGTGCGGTTCGCCGTCTCCCCGCTGGGCGAGACCGTCCTGGCCCTGCGGATCCTGCTGGGCACGGGCGGGCACGCGGTGCATCAGCCGTGGGTGCGCGGGGCGCGGCCGCTGCTGGCCGACGAGCACGAGTTGCCCCTGCTGCGGGCGCTGATCGCCGGGCCCATGCCGTCGTTCCTGTTCCCGGTGCCACAGGAGCGGCTGCCCTCGATGGCGGCGGAACTGGAGCTGCTGCGGGCCACCGAAGAGGACTTCTTCCAGCGGGAGTACGGCGCCGTCCTGGGCGTACCGGTCGAGGAGGCACCCGAGCCCGCGGCGGTGCTGGCACGGCTCGCGGAGGCGCTCCAGCGCTGCCACGAGCGGCTGATCGCTCCGCACTGGGGCCGGATGTGCGCGGTTCTGGAGGCCGACGTCGGCAGGCGGGCGCTCACCCTGGTGGACGGCGGGGTGCAGGCGCTGTTCGACGAACTGCACCGGGATATCGCCTGGGACGACGGCCAGTTGGTGGTGCACGGCCGGCGCACCCCGCACTCCGTCCACACGGTGGACACCGGCGGGCACGGCCTGGTCCTGCTGCCCAGCGTCTTCAACTGGCCGAACGTGGGCGTCGACAAGTCCCCGATCGCCGCCGCGTCGATCCGTTATCCGGCGGAGGGCGTCGGCCTGCTCTGGGAGGCGCCTGCACCGACGCTGTCCGGTCTGGCCCCGGTGCTCGGCCACACGCGGACGGCGCTGCTCGCCGCCCTGGCCGAACCCCTGACGACGGCGGCCCTGGCCATTCGCCTGGGCATCACCCCGAGCGCGGTCTCACAGCACCTGGGGGCATTGCGCGGGGCGGGCCTGGTGTCGACACAGCGCAGGGGCCGCACGGCCCTGCACCTGCGCACGGAACGAGCGACGCACCTGTTCAACATCTCGGCCCCGTAA
- a CDS encoding alpha/beta fold hydrolase — protein MELFTSYDGTELAYHVLGDGPALVCLPGGPTASAYLGDLGGLSAHRKLIRLDIRGTGRSAMPEDITSCRCDRLVDDVEALREHLGLARMDLLAHSAGANVAVQYAGRHPERVGRLALITPSVRAVGITITGELRRETVRPRRDEPWFPAAFAALEAMGAGQVTAENVQTIAPFSYGRWDEAAQAHKAAEDEQLNPRIVAAFGAEGAFAPDATRAALARFTQPVLLVAGQVDPGAPAPAVDEFAQLFPNAELVIQPGSGHFPWLDDADRFVATIVAYLGRASVPEGSAPRVSVHTPASPPASLPASPDAG, from the coding sequence ATGGAACTCTTCACCTCGTACGACGGCACCGAGCTGGCCTACCACGTGCTCGGGGACGGCCCTGCGCTGGTCTGCCTGCCCGGCGGCCCGACAGCGTCCGCCTACCTGGGCGACCTCGGCGGTCTGTCCGCGCACCGGAAGTTGATCAGGCTGGACATCCGGGGCACCGGACGGTCGGCGATGCCGGAGGACATCACCTCCTGCCGCTGCGACCGACTCGTCGACGACGTGGAGGCACTGCGCGAGCACCTCGGCCTGGCCCGGATGGACCTGCTCGCACACAGCGCCGGGGCGAATGTGGCCGTGCAGTACGCGGGCCGCCATCCGGAACGCGTCGGCAGACTCGCGCTGATCACCCCGAGCGTCCGGGCCGTCGGCATCACGATCACCGGAGAACTTCGGCGCGAGACCGTGCGGCCCCGCCGGGACGAGCCCTGGTTCCCGGCGGCGTTCGCGGCCCTGGAGGCGATGGGGGCGGGCCAGGTGACCGCCGAGAACGTGCAGACCATCGCGCCGTTCTCCTACGGCCGCTGGGACGAGGCGGCTCAGGCCCACAAGGCCGCCGAGGACGAGCAGTTGAACCCGCGGATCGTGGCCGCCTTCGGCGCCGAGGGCGCTTTCGCCCCGGACGCCACGCGCGCGGCGCTCGCCCGCTTCACGCAGCCGGTGCTCCTGGTCGCCGGGCAGGTCGATCCGGGCGCTCCCGCGCCCGCAGTGGACGAGTTCGCCCAGCTGTTCCCGAATGCCGAACTCGTGATCCAGCCCGGGTCCGGACACTTCCCATGGCTCGACGACGCCGATCGGTTCGTGGCAACCATCGTGGCGTACCTGGGACGGGCCTCCGTGCCCGA